The following are encoded in a window of Halosolutus halophilus genomic DNA:
- a CDS encoding site-specific integrase, with product MKRFQYIDQSRRDTKFVFSPIRGTRLTRERIRKSVRKAADEANEMDEGETRFHKKFTPHTFRTVFTTEMRKRGMPDYVLQYIRGDSESETMDIYTDWLWWKPHQREGRPLLLSTGEAVTGVRFNLSGDR from the coding sequence GTGAAACGGTTCCAGTACATCGATCAATCCCGCAGAGACACGAAGTTCGTCTTCTCCCCGATCAGAGGCACCAGACTGACGCGCGAGCGGATCAGGAAGTCGGTGCGAAAGGCTGCGGACGAAGCCAACGAAATGGACGAGGGCGAAACCCGGTTCCACAAGAAGTTCACACCGCATACGTTCCGGACCGTCTTCACTACCGAGATGCGGAAGCGAGGGATGCCCGACTACGTCCTCCAGTACATTCGCGGTGACAGCGAAAGCGAGACGATGGACATCTACACCGATTGGCTTTGGTGGAAGCCCCATCAGAGAGAGGGACGGCCCTTGCTCCTCAGTACAGGGGAAGCAGTGACCGGAGTGCGCTTCAATCTCTCAGGGGATCGTTGA
- the tsaA gene encoding tRNA (N6-threonylcarbamoyladenosine(37)-N6)-methyltransferase TrmO codes for MPIQPVGADAAVGTVEVDESYADGLQDLDGFTHCILLYHFHASPDTASLQVEPFLDDEKRGVFATRAPRRPNPIGLSVVEIDSVTDHEVTVRGIDVVDQTPLLDIKPFVPNFDVPSEADTGWLNASKSTVQSKQADERFL; via the coding sequence ATGCCGATCCAACCGGTTGGGGCAGATGCCGCAGTGGGAACTGTCGAGGTTGACGAGTCATACGCGGACGGTTTGCAGGATCTGGACGGGTTTACTCACTGTATCTTGCTGTATCATTTTCATGCATCTCCTGACACTGCTTCCTTGCAGGTTGAACCGTTTCTTGATGACGAAAAAAGAGGGGTCTTTGCCACGCGGGCACCACGGCGTCCGAATCCGATTGGACTCTCTGTTGTCGAGATCGATTCCGTCACAGATCACGAAGTGACTGTTAGGGGAATCGACGTAGTTGATCAGACGCCGTTGCTGGATATCAAACCGTTCGTTCCTAACTTCGATGTTCCGAGTGAGGCGGACACAGGCTGGCTCAACGCATCGAAGTCAACAGTCCAATCAAAGCAGGCCGATGAACGGTTTCTTTGA
- a CDS encoding Lrp/AsnC family transcriptional regulator: protein MVHNLDDVDRGILHLLQESARGATATEMADMVGTSASTVRNRIEYLEEGVIRGYHPEIDYEEAGFELHLFIVCRAPTAKRTELAKKALDLPGVINVREMTTGSHNIHIESVAVDSDMADETLTGIEDLDLEIISSQIIKDYHVQPFDHFGMDLFED from the coding sequence ATGGTTCACAATCTCGACGATGTCGACCGAGGTATTCTCCACCTTCTCCAAGAGAGCGCGCGAGGAGCCACAGCTACAGAGATGGCCGATATGGTTGGAACCTCGGCCAGCACAGTGCGAAACCGTATCGAGTACCTTGAGGAGGGCGTGATTCGTGGCTATCACCCCGAGATCGACTACGAGGAGGCCGGATTCGAACTCCATCTGTTCATCGTGTGTCGAGCGCCGACTGCGAAACGAACCGAACTGGCCAAGAAGGCGTTAGATCTCCCCGGTGTGATCAACGTTCGTGAGATGACAACCGGCAGCCACAACATCCACATTGAGTCTGTGGCCGTCGATTCCGATATGGCGGACGAGACCCTCACGGGTATCGAGGACCTCGATCTCGAAATAATCTCCAGCCAGATCATCAAAGATTATCACGTTCAACCGTTCGACCACTTCGGAATGGATTTATTTGAGGACTGA
- a CDS encoding DUF7344 domain-containing protein — MIAHSSDQNVRDDVVENGDVFDALSDDQRRQLLVDLLDSEPLRVSDLSDASRELIEAHEALLDQFLSGQLEIPGVDRELIQKRRVHLPKLAEYGFVEWHPEDRLVTRGPRFDELKPSLELMEDQRTDCPATEPFVSFRG, encoded by the coding sequence ATGATTGCGCATTCCTCAGACCAAAATGTCCGGGACGACGTGGTGGAAAACGGTGACGTATTTGATGCGTTGTCGGACGATCAGCGGCGTCAACTGCTCGTCGACTTACTGGACAGCGAACCGCTACGGGTATCAGACCTATCCGACGCGTCTCGGGAACTGATCGAAGCCCACGAGGCACTCCTCGATCAGTTTTTATCGGGGCAGTTGGAGATACCCGGAGTAGACAGGGAACTCATCCAGAAACGCCGCGTTCACCTTCCCAAACTGGCAGAGTATGGTTTTGTCGAGTGGCATCCAGAGGACCGTCTTGTAACGAGAGGTCCTCGGTTCGACGAATTAAAACCCTCTCTCGAACTGATGGAGGACCAGCGGACGGATTGCCCTGCAACCGAACCTTTTGTCAGTTTCCGTGGATAA
- a CDS encoding zinc-binding dehydrogenase — translation MQAVQFETHGDRDVLEYGEFPDPEIDRDEVLVNVKAGALNHLDIWTRRGLPGVDLDMPHVPGSDAAGVVEAVGEGVTRFEPGDRVCVIAGKSGGNDEFSRKGDPTLAPDFHIIGEHVRGVHSEYAALPAANLAPVPEGIDWETAAAAPLVFQTAWRMIRDRGGLKSGESVLVLGASGGVGHAAVQVAAHAGAEVFATASTDEKLAYAEEVGADHTINYEEADFASEIRELTGGRGVDMVVDHVGAQTWQSSLKSLVKGGRVVTCGATTGGNLETDLNRIFWNQLTVIGSTMATPGQAEEALELVWDGTFQPRIRETLPMSEIKRAHEMLENREGFGKVVVVPDSEL, via the coding sequence ATGCAAGCAGTCCAATTTGAGACGCATGGAGACCGCGACGTTCTCGAATACGGCGAGTTTCCTGACCCCGAGATCGATCGTGATGAGGTACTGGTCAACGTGAAGGCCGGCGCGCTCAACCATCTGGACATCTGGACGCGCCGGGGACTGCCGGGAGTCGATCTCGACATGCCCCACGTCCCAGGGAGCGACGCCGCAGGGGTCGTCGAAGCGGTCGGCGAGGGCGTGACGCGGTTCGAACCCGGCGACCGGGTCTGTGTGATCGCGGGAAAAAGCGGCGGGAACGACGAGTTCAGCCGGAAAGGTGATCCGACGCTCGCGCCGGACTTCCACATCATCGGTGAGCACGTTCGCGGCGTCCACAGCGAGTACGCCGCGCTGCCGGCGGCGAACCTCGCACCCGTTCCCGAGGGTATCGACTGGGAGACGGCCGCGGCCGCTCCGCTGGTGTTCCAGACCGCGTGGCGCATGATCAGGGATCGTGGTGGGCTGAAATCCGGTGAATCAGTCCTCGTCCTCGGTGCGTCGGGCGGTGTCGGCCACGCTGCCGTCCAGGTCGCAGCCCACGCTGGAGCAGAGGTGTTCGCGACGGCGAGCACCGACGAGAAACTGGCCTACGCGGAGGAAGTCGGCGCCGACCACACTATTAATTACGAGGAGGCTGACTTCGCCAGCGAAATCCGCGAGTTAACTGGTGGTCGCGGTGTCGACATGGTGGTCGACCACGTCGGCGCTCAGACCTGGCAGTCTTCGCTCAAAAGCCTCGTGAAAGGCGGACGGGTCGTCACGTGCGGGGCGACCACGGGCGGCAACCTCGAAACCGACCTCAACCGCATCTTCTGGAACCAGCTTACGGTCATCGGTTCGACGATGGCAACGCCAGGCCAGGCCGAGGAAGCGCTCGAACTCGTCTGGGACGGTACTTTCCAGCCGCGTATCCGCGAGACGCTCCCGATGAGCGAGATCAAACGTGCCCACGAGATGCTCGAGAACCGCGAGGGCTTCGGCAAGGTCGTCGTCGTCCCTGATAGCGAACTGTAG
- a CDS encoding class 1 fructose-bisphosphatase: MSDPTVEEVFDVVAATAPEIRATLVDRVEFESEENPSGEEQIAADVYADRLLEERLLPIDGVGQYASEERDELVTDGEGYGVAVDPVDGSSNIETNNAAGTIAGVYDAPLPASGDRLVGAAYVLYGPRTTMVTAAEGTVTEYVIENGERNTVREDVRIPDELGDHGVYGFGGRVPEWPADVEAFVREIEQELKLRYSGAMIGDVNQVLTYGGIFAYPPLRSAPESKLRLLYEGNPIGYIAEAADGRSSDGERSILAVPADDLHQRVPVHIGTTEYVDRLEAALD, encoded by the coding sequence ATGAGTGACCCCACTGTCGAGGAGGTGTTCGACGTCGTCGCCGCGACCGCCCCCGAAATTCGCGCGACGCTCGTCGATCGCGTCGAGTTCGAGAGCGAGGAGAATCCGAGCGGTGAGGAACAGATTGCGGCCGACGTCTACGCCGACCGGCTGCTCGAGGAGCGATTGCTCCCCATCGACGGTGTGGGCCAGTACGCCAGCGAAGAACGCGACGAACTCGTTACCGACGGCGAGGGGTACGGCGTCGCAGTCGATCCGGTCGACGGCTCGTCGAACATCGAGACCAACAACGCGGCCGGGACCATCGCCGGCGTCTACGATGCTCCGCTCCCCGCCAGCGGTGATCGGCTCGTCGGCGCCGCGTACGTTCTCTACGGGCCACGAACGACGATGGTCACTGCCGCCGAGGGGACCGTTACCGAGTACGTCATCGAGAACGGTGAACGGAACACTGTCCGGGAGGACGTCCGTATTCCTGACGAGCTCGGCGACCACGGCGTGTACGGGTTCGGCGGTCGCGTCCCCGAGTGGCCCGCCGACGTCGAAGCCTTCGTCCGCGAGATCGAGCAGGAACTCAAACTCCGCTACAGTGGTGCGATGATCGGCGACGTGAACCAGGTGCTCACCTACGGCGGGATCTTCGCGTACCCTCCACTCCGATCGGCACCCGAGAGTAAGCTCCGCCTGTTGTACGAGGGCAATCCCATCGGCTACATTGCGGAGGCTGCCGATGGGCGTTCCTCGGACGGCGAACGATCGATCCTCGCCGTGCCCGCGGACGACCTGCACCAGCGCGTTCCCGTTCACATCGGAACGACCGAGTACGTCGATAGGCTCGAAGCTGCGCTGGACTGA
- a CDS encoding HAD family hydrolase, translated as MERYEQLYRLYEDHDTDTLRALQDLVDLFPAIDSRVALDRWQEVNEELVDGKTEVRESFPGVGATFADLATRATRDQAFTALDLYGKYGRAVNVFVLDVDETLRSTGSTDNEIPRDTLHLLTEFHEEGVPIVICTGQTLENVKGFAIQGLGSELVHSGNVSIVYETGTGVFTPGHGSDTKQLLYAELDDEIQAVFDDIRSRILSAAPDRLRKGCHLQGNEFNITMKPNFETGSTAAREIIDEALVYELDLLGDAVTALEHVDDVEDETSRDWARAYYAEQDSEIRLVLEQEGAIPAAAADDAPEDVRSVFDRIDVGYYEGDAAEIGSLELSKVVGVEAAFDVLGIDDPFAIVMGDSKSDLRVMRWVAENDAGLAAAPDHASQSVLNHVLAADELVFDQGSASDVLRIVYALNRLARDR; from the coding sequence ATGGAACGATACGAACAACTCTATCGACTGTACGAGGACCACGACACCGACACCCTTCGCGCCCTGCAGGACCTCGTCGATCTCTTTCCCGCGATCGATTCCCGCGTCGCGCTCGATCGGTGGCAGGAGGTCAACGAGGAACTCGTCGACGGCAAGACGGAAGTCCGTGAATCCTTCCCCGGCGTCGGGGCGACGTTCGCGGACCTCGCTACCCGCGCGACGCGGGACCAGGCGTTTACCGCGCTCGACCTCTACGGCAAGTACGGCCGCGCAGTGAACGTGTTCGTCCTCGACGTCGACGAGACGCTGCGCTCGACGGGGAGCACCGACAACGAAATTCCGCGTGACACGCTTCATCTCCTGACCGAATTCCACGAGGAGGGCGTTCCGATCGTCATCTGCACCGGTCAGACCCTGGAAAACGTCAAAGGGTTCGCCATCCAGGGATTGGGCAGCGAACTCGTCCACTCGGGAAACGTAAGCATCGTGTACGAAACCGGGACGGGCGTGTTCACACCGGGACACGGCAGCGATACCAAGCAGTTGCTCTACGCGGAACTGGACGACGAGATCCAGGCCGTGTTCGACGACATCCGATCGCGCATCCTCTCGGCGGCCCCAGATCGGCTGCGCAAGGGCTGTCACCTCCAGGGAAACGAGTTCAACATCACGATGAAACCCAACTTCGAGACGGGATCGACCGCTGCACGGGAGATCATCGACGAAGCGCTGGTCTACGAACTCGATCTCCTCGGCGACGCCGTCACCGCTCTCGAACACGTCGATGACGTCGAGGACGAGACGTCTCGCGATTGGGCGCGCGCCTACTACGCCGAGCAGGACTCCGAAATTCGTCTGGTTCTCGAGCAGGAAGGAGCGATACCGGCTGCCGCTGCGGATGACGCTCCCGAGGACGTACGGAGCGTGTTCGATCGGATCGACGTCGGCTACTACGAGGGCGACGCCGCCGAAATCGGCAGCCTCGAACTGAGCAAGGTGGTCGGCGTCGAAGCGGCGTTCGACGTGCTCGGGATCGACGACCCGTTCGCGATCGTCATGGGTGACTCCAAGAGTGACCTGCGAGTCATGCGCTGGGTCGCCGAAAACGATGCAGGCCTCGCTGCTGCCCCGGATCACGCGTCACAGTCCGTCCTGAATCACGTTCTCGCGGCGGACGAACTCGTTTTCGACCAGGGATCTGCAAGCGACGTCCTCCGGATCGTGTACGCGCTGAACCGACTGGCGCGTGACCGGTGA
- a CDS encoding glycosyltransferase, producing the protein MQNVVLEDKTIEAYVSDIDDQQRQKIREVAEELTNVRVAHVNSTASGGGVAEIVQSLVPLLNDVGVETDWLVMDATAEFFDVTKAIHNGLQGEQSEFTDDMRETYRPVTVENAEALGETYDVIVLHDPQTLGMAPTLAERFPETAFVWRCHIDLTAAAPAFLEFLQSYLDPIDRAVFTLPEYGESITGVEKVVVHPAIDPFTEKNRPLEELSGEAAEAADPERYPFDTDRPLIVQISRFDPWKDPLGVVDAYRDVTETIPDTQLALVGSRPDDDPEGIVVYREVEEATSDDPDVHLLSDLPDAGINALQRGADVVLQKSLREGFALTVAEALWKETPVVGSNVGGIPLQIEDGANGYLVEPDDIAATADRVTRLLDDERNRQFGERGRETIRERFLLPRLVSDYLTLIADVSRPSVEP; encoded by the coding sequence ATGCAGAACGTAGTCCTTGAAGACAAGACCATCGAAGCCTACGTGTCGGATATCGACGATCAACAGCGCCAAAAGATCCGCGAAGTAGCGGAGGAGCTCACAAACGTGCGGGTGGCCCACGTCAACTCGACGGCGAGTGGTGGTGGGGTCGCGGAGATCGTCCAGTCGCTGGTGCCGCTCCTGAACGACGTCGGTGTCGAGACGGATTGGCTGGTCATGGACGCCACGGCCGAATTCTTCGACGTGACGAAGGCCATTCACAACGGCCTTCAGGGCGAACAGAGCGAATTCACCGACGACATGCGCGAGACCTATCGGCCCGTTACCGTCGAGAACGCGGAGGCCCTCGGCGAGACGTACGACGTGATCGTCTTGCACGACCCACAGACGCTCGGGATGGCACCGACGCTGGCCGAGCGGTTCCCGGAGACGGCCTTCGTCTGGCGGTGCCACATCGATCTTACGGCGGCAGCGCCGGCGTTCCTCGAATTCCTCCAGTCGTACCTCGATCCGATCGACCGAGCGGTATTCACCCTCCCGGAGTACGGTGAGTCGATAACGGGTGTCGAAAAGGTGGTAGTCCACCCAGCGATCGACCCGTTTACCGAGAAGAACCGACCGCTCGAAGAGCTATCGGGCGAGGCCGCTGAAGCGGCCGATCCCGAGCGCTATCCGTTCGATACGGACAGACCGTTGATCGTACAGATCTCGCGATTCGACCCCTGGAAGGATCCGCTGGGTGTGGTAGACGCCTATCGAGACGTGACGGAGACGATTCCCGACACCCAGCTCGCGCTCGTCGGGAGCAGGCCCGACGACGATCCCGAAGGGATCGTGGTGTATCGCGAGGTGGAGGAGGCGACGTCCGACGATCCTGACGTTCATCTCTTGTCGGATCTTCCCGACGCCGGGATCAACGCCCTGCAGCGGGGTGCCGACGTCGTCCTTCAGAAGTCGTTACGCGAAGGATTCGCGCTAACTGTCGCGGAGGCGCTGTGGAAGGAGACACCCGTCGTCGGATCGAACGTCGGTGGCATTCCACTCCAGATCGAGGACGGGGCCAACGGATACCTCGTCGAACCGGATGACATCGCCGCGACTGCCGATCGCGTCACCCGACTGCTCGACGACGAGCGGAACCGCCAGTTCGGTGAACGGGGACGCGAGACGATCCGTGAGCGA